From Sphingopyxis sp. USTB-05, the proteins below share one genomic window:
- a CDS encoding LysR family transcriptional regulator gives MDIMWLEDFIKLADEGNFSRAAEARNLTQPAFSRRIRALEDWVGATLVDRDTHRIALTEAGQAFRVLAEEIMRRLTLGRDHVREIGGTLSNEIRFASTHALSTTFFPAWLRSLHDGQEAGTITLIADNMAACERFMLEGKADFLLCHHHTAAQHRLDPAGFTSLALGEDILMPVTAPLGDGAPTHALPGSGDQPLPYLEFEEKSGMGRILQAAQVISAGSAALRTVFRSHMATALLSMARDGRGVCWAPLSVAATDLESGRLVAAGDARWHVPIEIRIYKPIARRSPSVEAFWTMLKNRLKAETA, from the coding sequence ATGGATATCATGTGGCTCGAGGACTTCATCAAGCTCGCGGATGAAGGCAATTTTTCCCGCGCCGCCGAAGCGCGCAACCTGACCCAACCAGCGTTCAGCCGCCGGATTCGTGCGCTTGAGGATTGGGTGGGCGCGACGCTGGTCGATCGCGACACGCACCGGATCGCGCTGACCGAAGCGGGCCAAGCGTTCCGCGTCCTCGCTGAAGAGATCATGCGGCGCCTGACACTGGGCCGCGATCATGTCCGTGAAATCGGCGGCACGCTGAGCAATGAAATCCGCTTCGCCTCAACACACGCACTGTCGACGACCTTTTTCCCCGCTTGGCTCCGCAGCCTGCACGATGGCCAGGAGGCTGGGACGATCACGCTGATCGCGGACAATATGGCCGCGTGCGAACGCTTCATGCTCGAGGGCAAAGCCGATTTCCTGCTATGCCATCATCATACGGCAGCACAGCACCGGCTCGACCCGGCAGGTTTTACCTCGCTGGCGCTGGGCGAGGATATATTGATGCCGGTGACCGCCCCGCTTGGCGACGGAGCGCCCACCCACGCCCTGCCGGGCAGCGGCGACCAGCCGCTCCCCTATCTGGAGTTCGAAGAAAAGTCGGGCATGGGCCGGATACTGCAAGCCGCGCAGGTGATTTCGGCGGGATCGGCCGCGCTCCGCACCGTCTTCCGCTCGCATATGGCGACCGCACTGCTGTCGATGGCGCGCGACGGACGCGGCGTTTGCTGGGCGCCGCTCAGCGTCGCCGCCACCGATCTTGAAAGCGGCCGCCTCGTCGCCGCGGGCGATGCACGTTGGCATGTTCCGATCGAGATCCGCATTTACAAACCGATCGCACGCAGGAGTCCTAGCGTCGAGGCCTTCTGGACGATGCTGAAAAACCGATTGAAGGCGGAAACTGCATAA
- a CDS encoding penicillin acylase family protein: MRRSTAALLWSSAAFLATASPAALAQGSATDKVTIYRDSFGVPHVEGETSDAVMFGAGYAIAHDRLAAMELARHNTQGRRAELVGASALDTDKVMRGRKLSDTELMTRYRALAPEHQKMIRGMVDGINKRIDEVNADPENLTPLEFIRWGIKPTRWTLTEYLALITAAPLGRDTYEIRNLEFLKAMTDRYGADKAWQIFNDVVPISDPDSPTTIPAGDDRAPARPVPTPVQSSAQLPKSRDVASAAEQTAPPLPVKGASRCLVIGPEKSASGNVLMLEATADGPEIHLQGGGFGNAGFGSTGWGVPTMGRGAQHGWLLVSGSSEAGTTFAEKLNPKNRYEYWYKGAWKKMVHRTETFRIKDGAPVTHDVAWTIHGPVIAWDIDNGTAYSQQMGVHGRELDTWIAFAEMGRAKSLTEFKEKGVDRLGWNLGACYGGEDGTIAYFEAGALPKKAAGVDPRLPTPGTGEYDWTGFLTPAEKPQMINPRQQYFMSWNSKATGWSQEGDNARIGATFRTWLGDRLAKNGQSLTLLDMREFNGKIFNALGAVDRNQAAPDFFAPYIRKAIETIDDPEVKRAGEYMLSFDGLYRDSDSDQRYDNPGLTLYRTWLQVAPRMIFGDDMGDWWHKIDADRYLTYQSSLLLRAFQGDAAGAPLAIDYFAGRDRTAAMIDTIKATLAEVKARFPGKDMAEWKQPIFWKYFDASLETPDRPQMAEDYPEHRLSAVLRLGPTMAPHNGGESWVGLMEIARDRRALYSVVDAGGQNLFVDPKSNGNPNLADQTMMHETNELKKIDLAPEQFRKNAVSSMTIEYRPTGR; this comes from the coding sequence ATGCGCCGTTCGACTGCCGCCTTGCTCTGGAGTTCCGCCGCATTTCTGGCCACGGCCTCGCCCGCCGCGCTGGCACAGGGGAGCGCAACGGACAAGGTCACCATCTATCGCGACAGCTTCGGTGTCCCCCATGTCGAAGGTGAGACCTCGGACGCGGTGATGTTCGGCGCGGGTTATGCGATCGCGCACGACCGCCTCGCCGCGATGGAACTCGCGCGGCACAACACACAGGGTCGCCGCGCCGAACTGGTGGGCGCCTCAGCGCTCGACACCGACAAGGTCATGCGCGGTCGCAAGCTGTCCGATACCGAATTGATGACGCGTTATCGCGCGCTTGCGCCCGAGCATCAGAAGATGATCCGCGGCATGGTCGACGGTATCAACAAGCGTATCGACGAGGTGAACGCCGACCCCGAAAATCTGACGCCGCTCGAATTCATCCGCTGGGGGATCAAACCGACCCGCTGGACGCTCACCGAATATCTGGCGCTGATAACCGCCGCGCCGCTGGGTCGCGACACCTACGAGATTCGAAATCTCGAATTTCTGAAGGCGATGACCGACCGCTATGGCGCGGACAAGGCTTGGCAAATCTTCAACGATGTCGTGCCGATCTCCGACCCCGATTCCCCGACGACGATTCCGGCGGGCGACGACCGCGCGCCTGCGCGTCCAGTGCCCACGCCGGTCCAGTCCTCCGCCCAGCTACCCAAAAGCCGCGACGTCGCCTCCGCCGCCGAGCAGACCGCACCGCCGCTCCCGGTCAAGGGCGCGAGCCGCTGTCTGGTGATCGGCCCTGAAAAATCCGCTAGCGGCAATGTCCTGATGTTGGAGGCCACCGCCGACGGCCCCGAAATCCACCTGCAGGGAGGCGGCTTCGGCAATGCAGGCTTCGGCTCGACTGGATGGGGCGTACCAACGATGGGGCGCGGTGCACAGCACGGCTGGCTGCTCGTGTCGGGAAGCAGCGAGGCCGGCACAACCTTCGCAGAAAAGCTGAACCCCAAAAACCGCTACGAATATTGGTACAAGGGCGCGTGGAAGAAGATGGTGCATCGCACCGAGACCTTCCGGATAAAGGACGGTGCGCCCGTCACCCACGATGTCGCGTGGACGATCCACGGGCCAGTGATCGCCTGGGATATCGACAATGGCACCGCCTATTCGCAGCAGATGGGCGTGCATGGCCGCGAACTCGACACATGGATCGCCTTTGCCGAGATGGGTCGCGCAAAGAGCCTCACCGAATTCAAGGAAAAGGGCGTCGACCGCCTCGGCTGGAATCTCGGCGCCTGCTATGGCGGCGAGGATGGCACGATCGCCTATTTCGAGGCGGGCGCGCTGCCGAAAAAGGCCGCCGGCGTCGACCCGCGCCTGCCCACCCCGGGCACGGGTGAATATGACTGGACCGGTTTTCTGACGCCCGCCGAAAAGCCCCAGATGATCAATCCGCGGCAGCAATATTTCATGTCTTGGAACAGCAAGGCGACGGGTTGGTCACAGGAAGGCGACAACGCCCGCATCGGTGCGACCTTCCGCACATGGCTCGGTGACCGGCTCGCGAAGAACGGCCAGTCGCTGACCCTGCTCGACATGCGCGAATTCAACGGCAAGATCTTCAACGCGCTTGGCGCGGTCGATCGCAATCAGGCCGCGCCCGACTTTTTTGCGCCGTATATCCGTAAAGCGATCGAGACGATCGACGATCCCGAAGTCAAGCGTGCGGGCGAATATATGCTGAGCTTCGATGGCCTGTATCGCGACAGCGACAGCGACCAGCGCTACGACAATCCCGGCCTTACCCTTTATCGCACCTGGCTGCAGGTCGCGCCGCGGATGATCTTCGGCGACGATATGGGCGACTGGTGGCACAAGATCGATGCCGACCGTTATCTGACCTACCAGTCGAGCCTGCTGCTCCGCGCCTTTCAGGGCGATGCCGCAGGGGCGCCATTGGCGATCGACTATTTCGCCGGCCGCGACCGGACCGCGGCGATGATCGACACGATCAAGGCGACGTTAGCCGAGGTCAAGGCACGTTTCCCCGGCAAGGATATGGCCGAATGGAAACAACCGATCTTCTGGAAATATTTCGACGCCTCACTCGAAACACCTGACCGCCCTCAAATGGCCGAGGATTATCCGGAGCATCGCCTGTCGGCGGTCCTCCGCCTCGGCCCGACGATGGCGCCGCACAATGGCGGCGAAAGCTGGGTCGGGCTGATGGAGATCGCCCGCGACCGGCGTGCGCTCTATTCGGTGGTCGATGCAGGCGGACAGAATCTGTTCGTTGATCCCAAGAGCAACGGCAATCCGAACCTCGCCGACCAGACGATGATGCACGAGACCAATGAGCTCAAAAAAATCGACCTCGCGCCCGAACAGTTTCGCAAGAATGCGGTATCGAGCATGACGATCGAGTATCGGCCGACAGGCCGCTAG
- the leuC gene encoding 3-isopropylmalate dehydratase large subunit produces the protein MSSPKTLYDKIVDEHRILSFDESSEADERLLLYIDRTVLNEYTSPQAFSGLRAAGRTPWRPAASLGVVDHVNSTNPDPGAGALDDGARRQIEYLSENGRDFGIEIFDLFDPRQGIEHVVMPELGMVLPGMVIAAGDSHSTTYGAFGVVGFGIGTSDIEHLLATQTLVYRRLKTMRVAVDGRLAPGVTAKDLIMEVIRRIGADGAAGHAVEFAGTAIEALGVEARMTVCNMAVECGARVALMAPDDKVIDYIAGCPRAPSAELLAQARTEWSSLRSDPDARFNKEIALDASEVPPMVSWGTSPDQSLAITQSVPDPEDIPAARRADAVRALAYMGLAPNTPLQDIAIDRAFIGSCTNARLSDLRDAAEILKGRKVAPGVRAMISPGSSNVRRAAEAEGIDRIFIDAGFEWRRSGCSLCLAMNDDSLAPGERCASSTNRNFEGRQGIGGRTHLMSPAMVAAAAVTGKLVDVRSLAATGAL, from the coding sequence ATGTCGTCGCCAAAAACGCTCTATGACAAGATCGTCGACGAACATCGCATATTATCTTTCGACGAATCTAGCGAGGCTGACGAACGATTATTGCTCTATATCGATAGAACGGTGCTCAACGAATACACAAGCCCCCAAGCGTTCAGCGGCCTTCGCGCCGCCGGGCGGACGCCCTGGCGGCCCGCCGCATCGCTCGGCGTTGTCGATCATGTCAATTCGACGAACCCCGACCCGGGCGCCGGCGCGCTTGACGACGGCGCGCGGCGGCAGATCGAATATCTGAGCGAAAATGGCCGCGATTTCGGGATCGAAATCTTCGATCTTTTCGATCCGAGACAAGGTATCGAACATGTCGTGATGCCTGAACTCGGAATGGTGCTTCCCGGCATGGTGATCGCCGCAGGGGACAGTCATTCGACGACCTATGGCGCATTCGGCGTCGTAGGATTCGGGATCGGCACGTCGGATATCGAGCATCTGCTCGCGACCCAGACGCTTGTCTATCGCCGACTGAAGACGATGCGGGTGGCGGTCGATGGCCGGTTGGCGCCGGGGGTCACGGCGAAGGATTTGATCATGGAGGTGATCCGCCGGATCGGCGCCGACGGCGCGGCGGGCCATGCGGTCGAGTTCGCCGGTACGGCGATCGAGGCGCTGGGGGTTGAGGCGCGCATGACGGTCTGCAACATGGCGGTCGAATGCGGTGCCCGCGTGGCGCTGATGGCGCCCGACGACAAGGTGATCGATTATATCGCGGGCTGTCCGCGCGCGCCCTCAGCGGAATTGCTGGCACAGGCGCGTACCGAATGGTCCTCGTTGCGCAGCGACCCCGACGCCCGGTTCAACAAGGAGATCGCGCTTGATGCGAGCGAGGTGCCGCCGATGGTGAGCTGGGGCACCAGCCCCGACCAGTCGCTCGCAATCACGCAAAGTGTGCCGGATCCGGAGGACATCCCCGCCGCGCGCCGCGCCGATGCCGTCCGTGCTCTCGCCTATATGGGGCTCGCGCCGAACACGCCGTTGCAGGATATTGCGATCGACCGAGCCTTCATCGGATCATGCACGAATGCGCGCTTATCGGACCTGCGCGATGCAGCCGAAATCCTGAAGGGGCGCAAGGTCGCCCCCGGTGTCCGCGCGATGATCTCGCCGGGAAGCAGCAATGTGCGCCGCGCCGCCGAGGCCGAGGGGATTGATCGCATTTTTATCGACGCGGGGTTCGAATGGCGGCGCTCGGGCTGCTCGCTGTGTCTCGCGATGAACGACGACAGCCTTGCACCCGGCGAGCGCTGCGCGTCGAGTACCAACCGCAATTTCGAAGGGCGGCAGGGCATCGGCGGGCGGACGCACCTGATGAGCCCCGCGATGGTGGCAGCAGCAGCGGTGACCGGCAAGCTTGTCGACGTGCGGTCGCTTGCCGCGACGGGAGCATTGTGA
- a CDS encoding M20 aminoacylase family protein: protein MSVDLTSLEADMTAWRRHIHRHPELGFHELGTGRFILDLLAEFGVDEVHTGIGGTGIVATIRAGRSDRAIGIRADIDALPMAELAESDHKSCTPGVMHACGHDGHTTMLLGAAKHLAATRNFDGAVHLIFQPAEESLGYQGPGGDPDGGASAMIRDGLFDRFPMEVIFGIHNRPGIAAGKLAGRAGALYAAADKFEIVVSGKGGHAARPHLTVDPVLVAAQIIVAVQSIVARSTDPMDAAVVSICKVEAGTAFNIIADEARMGGTVRTLSRASQDATERRLREIVTGVAASFGATAELHYERGYPALHNPADLYARVRDIAIGVVGADRFVDLEVPGMGGEDFARYLDVIPGCFLLLGNGDEGPGSVMLHNSHYAYDDSISPTGAALWVALAEAFLPK, encoded by the coding sequence ATGTCCGTTGACCTGACATCACTCGAAGCCGACATGACCGCCTGGCGCCGGCATATCCACCGGCACCCCGAACTCGGCTTTCACGAACTGGGCACGGGCCGCTTCATCCTCGATCTGCTTGCCGAATTCGGGGTCGACGAGGTCCACACCGGGATCGGCGGCACCGGCATCGTCGCGACGATCCGCGCCGGCCGGTCGGACCGCGCAATCGGCATCCGCGCCGACATCGACGCGCTGCCGATGGCCGAACTGGCCGAGTCCGATCACAAGTCCTGCACGCCCGGCGTCATGCATGCCTGCGGCCACGACGGGCACACGACGATGCTGCTCGGCGCCGCGAAACATCTTGCCGCGACGCGCAATTTCGACGGCGCGGTCCACCTGATCTTCCAGCCCGCCGAGGAATCGCTCGGCTATCAAGGCCCCGGCGGCGATCCCGACGGCGGCGCCAGCGCGATGATCCGCGACGGATTGTTCGATCGTTTCCCGATGGAGGTTATCTTCGGCATCCACAATCGTCCCGGTATCGCCGCCGGCAAGCTCGCAGGGCGCGCGGGCGCACTCTATGCGGCTGCCGACAAGTTCGAGATCGTCGTGTCGGGCAAGGGCGGCCACGCGGCGCGGCCGCACCTCACCGTCGACCCCGTGCTGGTCGCGGCGCAGATCATCGTCGCAGTGCAGAGCATCGTTGCGCGCAGCACCGACCCGATGGACGCGGCGGTCGTGTCGATCTGCAAGGTCGAGGCGGGAACCGCCTTCAACATCATCGCCGACGAGGCGCGCATGGGCGGCACCGTTCGCACGCTGTCACGGGCGAGCCAAGACGCGACTGAACGACGGCTGCGCGAGATCGTGACCGGCGTCGCCGCTTCCTTCGGCGCAACTGCCGAATTGCATTATGAGCGCGGCTACCCCGCCCTGCACAACCCCGCAGATCTCTACGCACGCGTCCGCGACATTGCGATCGGGGTCGTCGGCGCCGACCGCTTCGTCGACCTCGAAGTGCCCGGTATGGGAGGCGAAGATTTCGCCCGCTATCTCGACGTTATTCCCGGCTGCTTCCTGCTGCTCGGTAACGGCGACGAGGGGCCGGGGTCGGTGATGCTCCACAATTCGCACTATGCCTATGACGACAGTATTTCGCCCACGGGTGCGGCGCTGTGGGTCGCATTGGCCGAGGCATTCCTGCCGAAATAG
- a CDS encoding TonB-dependent receptor — MIQGPATAAARGKFRISTSLFAISLCAGLAGTANAQDTASPADEQAIDGSSDIVVTGSRIGRPVLDLPTPVGVVSSETLDNNNAQFDIGRALAQQPAIGFSGSMQQSQQSGASGSRGENSGGLAVVDLRNLGSNRTLTLVNGKRRVAGATDSAALDLNSINPNLIERIEIITGGASAIYGSDAVSGVVNIITKDDFDGVRLSFNGSQPARGSEGFTYGGSIVAGKNFAEGRGNLTLAADYTKVKEITPRQADMRNNVAMINPADTGPNDGIPDYIIVPGGEAFQYSGYGAVGLRGDTGGLGAFVFNDDGTPRPAPTPLFTDGSLFGKFDNCGPACFRFDDSISIVPDIERYNLNLSTHFDFSDNVRAYFGADYNNTSSYGRGQPVLRAAQPINIAQNAFLNETFRQQLLAAGATTLSLDRLYTDVGLRYSQVDRNSLSFVGGLKGEFETGFSDLRYDIYGTYGRTKAKFTGYNRMLLPNLRAALDAVVDPGSGQIRCRMDVPALQPAGYVRPAIVGSGPCVPFNPFGSTASTQEARDFVSTTTVSRAFVRQTTAGFSLSGDSSKFLTMPGGGSIGIALGAEYRKERNGRTTDPLIKAGVTNQASSQDYSGGYHVTEFFGELSVPILTGMPFAELLSVEGAVRHADYSHSGKATSWKAGAIWEPVDGLRLRATLSRAIRAPNIFEAFRPSEGQTTNVNDPCSQNNLGQNPNRAANCAALGRPAGFVPVSGGIGVPFIVSGNQNLRPEVSDSWTAGFVLTPNFLPGLQISADWFDIKIEDAISFLSPQAIAENCVDRAGGPDPDLCALITRDTTPGANFFSIIGGRSTYVNTSKLQTSGLDTQLFYAHPLGAGRLSANLAFTYLHRLRTFTFQARPDLYTVLEGFYGYPKYKGVVGLTYSNGPLTLGWQGRYQSSQALTDISPGISRELLSPDRTGSRFYNDISASYTLTMNGKQEAKFSFGVTNLFNKKLPVMESVQVIDPSGGGFDQFGPVIRAGLEVNF; from the coding sequence ATGATCCAGGGACCGGCAACTGCAGCCGCACGCGGCAAATTCAGAATTTCCACATCGCTATTCGCGATCTCGCTTTGCGCGGGGCTTGCGGGCACCGCGAACGCGCAGGACACCGCCTCACCGGCCGACGAGCAAGCAATAGACGGGAGTAGCGACATTGTCGTGACAGGGTCGCGCATCGGCCGCCCCGTCCTCGATCTTCCGACCCCGGTCGGCGTCGTCAGTTCGGAAACACTCGACAACAACAATGCGCAGTTCGACATTGGCCGCGCGCTCGCCCAGCAGCCCGCCATCGGCTTTTCGGGCAGCATGCAGCAGAGCCAGCAAAGCGGCGCCTCGGGCTCGCGCGGCGAGAATAGCGGCGGCCTCGCGGTCGTCGATCTTCGCAACCTCGGGTCGAACCGCACGCTCACCCTCGTGAACGGCAAACGCCGTGTCGCGGGTGCCACCGACAGCGCGGCGCTCGACCTCAATTCGATCAACCCCAATTTGATCGAGCGGATCGAGATCATCACGGGCGGCGCCTCGGCCATCTATGGCTCTGACGCTGTCTCGGGCGTTGTAAACATCATCACCAAAGACGATTTCGACGGTGTTCGCCTGTCCTTCAACGGGTCGCAGCCGGCCCGCGGGTCGGAAGGTTTCACTTATGGCGGCAGCATTGTGGCGGGCAAGAATTTCGCCGAGGGCCGCGGCAACCTCACTTTGGCAGCCGATTATACGAAAGTGAAGGAGATCACCCCGCGGCAGGCCGACATGCGAAACAATGTCGCGATGATCAACCCGGCCGACACCGGTCCGAACGACGGCATTCCGGATTATATCATCGTGCCCGGCGGCGAAGCCTTCCAATATTCGGGGTACGGGGCCGTAGGGCTCCGCGGCGACACCGGCGGCCTCGGTGCGTTCGTCTTCAATGACGACGGCACGCCGCGTCCCGCACCGACACCGCTCTTCACCGATGGCAGCCTGTTCGGGAAGTTCGACAATTGCGGCCCGGCCTGTTTCCGCTTCGACGATTCGATTTCGATCGTTCCCGATATCGAGCGCTACAACCTCAACCTCAGCACGCATTTCGACTTCAGCGACAATGTGCGGGCCTATTTCGGCGCCGACTATAACAATACGTCAAGCTATGGACGGGGGCAGCCCGTGCTCCGTGCCGCACAGCCGATCAACATCGCGCAGAATGCGTTCCTGAACGAGACCTTCCGCCAGCAGTTGCTCGCGGCCGGTGCAACGACGCTGTCACTCGATCGCCTCTACACCGACGTCGGATTGCGCTATAGCCAGGTCGATCGCAACAGCCTGTCCTTCGTCGGCGGCCTGAAAGGCGAGTTCGAAACCGGCTTCTCCGATCTCCGCTACGATATCTATGGCACCTATGGCCGTACCAAGGCGAAGTTCACCGGTTACAATCGCATGCTGCTGCCCAACCTGCGCGCCGCGCTCGACGCCGTGGTCGATCCCGGTTCGGGGCAGATACGCTGCCGCATGGATGTGCCCGCGCTGCAGCCGGCCGGTTATGTCCGGCCCGCTATCGTCGGCAGCGGTCCCTGCGTGCCGTTCAATCCCTTCGGCTCGACCGCCAGCACGCAGGAAGCGCGCGACTTCGTCAGCACAACAACGGTATCGCGCGCCTTCGTGCGGCAAACCACCGCCGGCTTTTCACTCTCCGGCGATTCGAGCAAGTTCCTGACCATGCCGGGCGGCGGGTCCATCGGCATCGCGCTCGGCGCCGAATATCGCAAGGAACGCAACGGCCGCACCACCGATCCACTGATCAAGGCGGGCGTGACCAATCAAGCATCGTCGCAAGATTATTCGGGCGGCTATCATGTCACCGAATTCTTCGGCGAATTGAGCGTGCCCATTTTGACCGGCATGCCCTTTGCCGAGTTGCTGTCAGTCGAGGGCGCGGTACGCCACGCCGACTATAGTCACTCCGGCAAAGCGACGTCATGGAAGGCCGGCGCGATCTGGGAACCGGTCGACGGGCTCCGCCTCCGCGCGACGCTCAGCCGCGCCATTCGCGCCCCGAATATTTTTGAAGCCTTCCGTCCGAGCGAGGGCCAGACGACCAACGTCAACGATCCCTGTTCGCAAAACAATCTCGGCCAGAATCCCAATCGTGCCGCCAACTGCGCCGCATTGGGCCGGCCGGCGGGCTTCGTCCCGGTCAGTGGAGGGATCGGGGTCCCGTTCATTGTGTCGGGCAACCAGAATCTTCGCCCCGAAGTTTCGGACAGCTGGACTGCAGGCTTCGTCCTGACGCCGAATTTCCTGCCGGGCCTCCAGATTTCGGCCGACTGGTTCGACATCAAGATCGAGGATGCGATCAGCTTCCTCAGCCCGCAAGCGATCGCTGAAAATTGCGTCGACCGCGCGGGTGGCCCCGATCCGGACCTGTGTGCGCTAATCACCCGCGACACGACCCCGGGAGCGAACTTCTTCAGCATCATTGGCGGTCGAAGCACCTATGTGAACACGTCCAAGCTGCAAACCTCGGGGCTTGATACGCAGCTGTTTTATGCCCACCCGCTCGGCGCCGGCCGACTCTCGGCCAACCTTGCCTTCACCTATCTGCACCGTCTCCGCACCTTCACCTTCCAGGCGCGGCCGGACCTCTACACGGTGCTCGAGGGCTTCTACGGCTATCCCAAATACAAGGGTGTCGTCGGACTGACCTACAGCAACGGTCCGCTGACGCTCGGCTGGCAGGGACGCTATCAGTCGAGCCAAGCGCTGACCGACATTTCGCCCGGGATCAGCCGCGAACTCCTGTCGCCCGACCGCACGGGGTCGCGCTTTTATAACGACATCTCGGCCTCTTACACGCTGACGATGAACGGAAAGCAGGAAGCCAAATTCTCATTCGGCGTCACGAATCTCTTCAACAAAAAGCTGCCGGTGATGGAATCGGTTCAGGTCATCGATCCGTCGGGGGGCGGTTTCGACCAATTCGGTCCGGTCATCCGCGCCGGGCTCGAAGTGAACTTCTGA
- a CDS encoding AbgT family transporter, whose protein sequence is MAGQEGAIMSAEIARPARQRGFLGVVERVGNMLPDPTIIFLYLIVILMIVSAIGAELGWSASLPYSGKEAPAGAELAGGVLTYRASSLFSAENIARLFTEMPRTYASFTPLGIILTIMMGAAVAERSGLFFALIRGSLRSTPRRYMTPIIAVVGMVSHHAADAAYVVLIPMAAVLFASVGRHPLAGIAAALAAVSGGYAGNIMPGQLDVLLFGFTQEAARIVEPGWTMNPLGNWYFILGIVVFFTPIIWFITDKVVEPRLGTWNEDVDEELRADLEKGDLSDDERRGLRRAGIAALLVTALFAALCLWPGYTPFIDQGAEGPIRLQPLYASMIAALFLMFLLTGVVFGRAAGTVKNSNDVIAMMREGVKTIAPYLVFVFFAAHFVAMFNWSGIGPIIAIGGAEKLQGMNLPPALLLVCVLLLSSMMDLFIGSSTAKWSVLSSVVVPMFMLLGISPEMTTAAYRMGDSYTNIMTPLMSYFPLVLVFCQRWDKSMGVGSLLALMLPYALCFMATGIMMVVAWVVLDLPLGPHAQVFYQVAAHAVP, encoded by the coding sequence GTGGCCGGTCAGGAAGGTGCGATCATGAGTGCCGAAATCGCACGCCCCGCGCGTCAGAGAGGTTTCCTTGGCGTCGTCGAGCGGGTCGGCAATATGCTGCCCGACCCCACGATCATCTTCCTCTACCTCATCGTCATATTGATGATCGTGTCGGCGATCGGCGCGGAGCTCGGATGGAGTGCCTCGCTACCCTATTCGGGCAAGGAGGCGCCCGCCGGTGCCGAACTCGCCGGGGGCGTCCTGACCTATCGCGCATCCAGCCTGTTCTCGGCCGAGAATATCGCGCGGCTGTTTACCGAAATGCCGCGCACCTATGCCAGCTTCACCCCGCTCGGCATCATTCTTACGATCATGATGGGCGCCGCGGTGGCTGAGCGATCAGGGCTGTTCTTCGCACTGATCCGCGGGTCGCTCCGCAGCACCCCGCGCCGCTACATGACGCCGATCATCGCCGTCGTCGGTATGGTGTCGCACCATGCCGCCGACGCCGCCTATGTCGTGCTGATCCCAATGGCAGCGGTCCTCTTCGCATCGGTCGGGCGTCACCCGCTTGCGGGAATTGCCGCCGCGCTCGCCGCTGTATCGGGAGGCTATGCCGGCAATATCATGCCGGGCCAGCTCGACGTCCTACTGTTCGGCTTCACACAGGAAGCAGCGCGCATCGTCGAGCCCGGCTGGACGATGAATCCACTCGGCAACTGGTATTTCATCCTTGGCATCGTCGTCTTTTTTACCCCGATCATCTGGTTCATCACCGACAAGGTGGTCGAACCGCGCCTCGGAACATGGAACGAGGACGTTGACGAAGAGCTTCGTGCCGATCTGGAAAAGGGCGACCTCAGCGACGACGAGCGGCGGGGCCTTCGCCGCGCCGGCATCGCCGCGCTGCTGGTCACCGCGCTGTTCGCGGCGCTTTGCCTGTGGCCTGGCTACACGCCCTTCATCGATCAGGGCGCCGAGGGCCCGATCCGCCTGCAACCGCTCTACGCCTCGATGATCGCGGCGCTATTTCTGATGTTCCTGCTGACCGGCGTCGTTTTCGGGCGCGCGGCCGGGACGGTGAAAAACTCGAACGATGTGATCGCGATGATGCGCGAGGGTGTGAAGACGATCGCGCCCTATCTCGTGTTCGTCTTTTTTGCTGCCCATTTCGTAGCGATGTTCAACTGGTCGGGCATCGGTCCGATCATCGCGATCGGTGGCGCCGAAAAATTACAGGGCATGAACCTTCCCCCGGCGCTGCTGCTCGTCTGCGTCCTGCTGCTATCCTCGATGATGGATTTGTTCATCGGATCGTCCACAGCGAAATGGAGCGTCCTGTCCTCAGTCGTCGTACCGATGTTCATGCTGCTGGGCATCAGCCCCGAAATGACGACCGCCGCCTATCGCATGGGCGACAGCTATACCAACATCATGACCCCTCTGATGAGCTATTTCCCGCTCGTCCTGGTCTTTTGCCAGCGGTGGGACAAGTCGATGGGAGTCGGATCGCTGCTCGCACTGATGCTTCCCTATGCGCTTTGCTTCATGGCTACGGGGATCATGATGGTGGTCGCGTGGGTCGTTCTCGATCTTCCGCTCGGCCCGCACGCTCAGGTCTTCTATCAGGTCGCGGCGCACGCCGTGCCCTGA